In Chloroflexota bacterium, a single genomic region encodes these proteins:
- a CDS encoding nuclear transport factor 2 family protein gives MSDLVEVILTANSQFYRVFSLAEIAAMRRLWLDAPHVTCVHPGWRTLTGYEAIQQSWEAIFINQGPVRVWPSDEVISFEDDLVWVTCIENIDMSATDTGRIMQAQARNAFQKTESGWKLAHHEASASPGHGLPAANQRLARN, from the coding sequence ATGTCCGACCTTGTTGAAGTCATCCTAACAGCCAATTCACAGTTCTATCGGGTGTTCTCGCTGGCCGAAATAGCCGCGATGCGCCGCTTGTGGTTGGACGCGCCGCATGTGACGTGCGTTCATCCGGGCTGGCGAACCCTCACCGGCTACGAAGCGATCCAACAAAGCTGGGAGGCGATTTTCATCAATCAAGGCCCCGTGCGCGTTTGGCCGTCAGACGAAGTAATTTCCTTCGAAGATGATCTCGTCTGGGTAACGTGCATTGAAAACATTGATATGTCGGCAACCGACACTGGCCGCATCATGCAGGCTCAGGCTCGCAACGCCTTCCAGAAGACGGAGTCGGGTTGGAAGTTGGCGCATCATGAAGCATCGGCCTCGCCGGGGCATGGCTTGCCGGCGGCCAATCAACGGCTGGCAAGGAACTGA
- a CDS encoding S41 family peptidase, which yields MRQKQNWFFLASYILVTAIAFTTTYFAGYFTRAAVERNQTARDERYPLLAEVHNIVDTNFQGQMPTDTQLEYGLIRGLLTSLGDRYTIFLEPPAQELETQSLQGEFGGIGVNLRRDEAGVIVISPFPDLPAAVAGIQEGDVLVAIDGQTITPETSLDEVSALIRGPVDTEVTVTIQQSDALRDFKLKRQNFEIPSVTWRALEQDSTIGLVSVSRFSDKTPLEVQRALDDLQAKGVASIVLDLRGNGGGLLDSAINTAYLFLDGGVVMIEDRRGEAEQTYTAPGKGVAADLPLTVIINGGTASAAEILAGALRDRGRSPLIGQTSFGKGSVQLIFTLSDGSSIHVTNARWYTPNHTGIDGLGLKPDIEIQPGADGSDPELNRAVEYLQSLP from the coding sequence ATGCGCCAAAAACAAAACTGGTTCTTCCTGGCTTCTTACATCCTCGTCACCGCCATTGCCTTCACCACGACCTACTTCGCCGGCTACTTCACGCGAGCGGCAGTGGAAAGAAATCAGACCGCGCGAGATGAGCGCTACCCGTTATTGGCCGAAGTCCACAACATCGTAGACACCAACTTTCAAGGGCAAATGCCGACCGATACGCAACTGGAGTACGGCCTGATACGAGGCCTGCTTACAAGCTTAGGCGACCGGTACACAATTTTTCTGGAGCCGCCAGCGCAGGAACTTGAAACACAATCCTTGCAAGGTGAGTTTGGCGGTATTGGGGTAAATTTACGCCGCGACGAAGCAGGGGTCATCGTCATTTCTCCTTTCCCCGACTTGCCGGCGGCTGTGGCCGGGATTCAGGAAGGGGATGTCTTGGTCGCCATTGACGGCCAAACCATCACCCCCGAAACCTCACTCGACGAAGTCTCAGCGTTAATTCGCGGGCCAGTGGATACGGAAGTGACGGTCACCATCCAGCAAAGCGACGCCTTGCGCGACTTCAAACTCAAGCGGCAGAACTTTGAGATCCCCTCCGTCACTTGGCGGGCGCTGGAACAGGACTCGACAATCGGCCTGGTATCGGTCAGCCGATTCAGCGACAAGACGCCTCTGGAAGTACAACGGGCGCTCGACGACTTGCAGGCCAAAGGGGTGGCGAGCATTGTGCTCGACCTGCGCGGCAACGGCGGCGGCCTGCTCGACTCGGCCATCAACACCGCCTACTTGTTTCTGGATGGCGGCGTGGTGATGATTGAAGACCGGCGCGGCGAAGCCGAGCAGACTTACACCGCGCCCGGCAAAGGGGTCGCCGCCGACCTGCCCCTGACCGTGATCATTAATGGGGGCACGGCCAGCGCCGCCGAGATTCTGGCCGGCGCGCTTCGCGACCGGGGCCGCAGCCCCCTCATCGGCCAGACGAGTTTTGGCAAAGGCTCGGTGCAACTGATCTTCACCCTTTCCGACGGCTCGTCCATTCATGTGACTAACGCCCGCTGGTACACGCCCAACCACACCGGCATTGACGGCCTTGGACTCAAACCTGACATTGAAATTCAACCCGGCGCCGACGGCTCCGACCCGGAACTGAACCGGGCCGTCGAGTATTTGCAGTCATTACCTTGA
- a CDS encoding response regulator, protein MTMPFRMKQILLVDDSADTREILARSLELEHYTVHQAADGVAALKVLQNATPDIIISDVNMPEMNGIEFCKAVRQNVAWLAIPFVFLTGNSSHDVVQMGRQLGVEDYLTKPIDPKELLAIINARLLRAAEVQRAQMDLAYFETVNVIANTIEGRDPYTYGHIDRVATYARRMGEELKWPLEHLRNLEFGARLHDIGKIIVPEYVLKKSGPLTDTEWTTMKQHPVVGAKILQQISHLQNTIPYVLYHHERWDGTGYPRGLRGKGIPVEGRLLAVVDVYDALTSARPYHPAGTHSEVARYLETKAGSHFDSDMVKVFLRVMK, encoded by the coding sequence ATGACGATGCCGTTTCGGATGAAGCAAATTTTGCTGGTGGACGACAGCGCCGACACACGTGAAATTCTGGCCCGGTCACTGGAGTTGGAGCATTACACCGTCCACCAGGCCGCCGACGGCGTGGCCGCCCTCAAAGTTTTGCAAAATGCCACACCCGACATCATCATCTCCGATGTCAACATGCCGGAGATGAACGGCATTGAATTTTGCAAGGCTGTGCGCCAGAATGTGGCCTGGCTGGCTATTCCATTTGTCTTTCTCACCGGCAATAGTTCGCACGACGTTGTTCAAATGGGGCGGCAACTGGGCGTCGAAGATTATCTTACCAAGCCTATTGATCCCAAAGAACTGCTGGCCATCATCAACGCCCGCCTGTTGCGCGCCGCCGAAGTGCAACGGGCGCAAATGGACCTGGCGTACTTTGAAACCGTCAACGTCATTGCCAATACCATTGAAGGCCGCGATCCTTACACTTACGGCCACATTGATCGAGTGGCGACTTACGCCCGGCGCATGGGCGAAGAACTCAAGTGGCCGCTGGAGCATCTTCGCAATCTTGAATTCGGGGCGCGGCTTCACGACATTGGCAAGATTATTGTGCCGGAATATGTGCTCAAGAAAAGCGGCCCCCTCACCGACACGGAATGGACGACGATGAAACAACATCCGGTGGTGGGCGCAAAAATTCTCCAGCAGATCAGCCATCTGCAAAACACAATTCCCTACGTCCTGTATCATCACGAACGATGGGACGGCACGGGCTACCCGCGCGGCCTGCGCGGCAAAGGGATTCCGGTTGAAGGCCGCCTGCTGGCAGTGGTAGACGTTTACGACGCCCTGACCAGCGCCCGGCCCTATCACCCCGCCGGGACTCACAGTGAAGTGGCGCGTTATCTGGAAACCAAAGCCGGATCGCACTTTGACTCTGACATGGTCAAAGTTTTTTTGCGGGTGATGAAATAA
- the smpB gene encoding SsrA-binding protein SmpB, whose protein sequence is MSDDNKVLASNRKATHDYFIEDKFEAGIALRGSEIKSIREGRIQLREAYVRVDQREVWLINAHISIYDPAAKQNHDPLRPRKLLLHRKEIGKLMEKVKLKGYTVVPLDVHLSKGRAKVTVALAKGKRQYDKRQTIAKRESERDMARALGQKER, encoded by the coding sequence ATGAGCGACGACAACAAAGTTCTCGCCTCCAACCGAAAGGCGACGCACGACTACTTTATAGAAGATAAGTTCGAGGCTGGTATTGCCCTGCGCGGCAGTGAGATCAAATCAATCCGCGAAGGGCGAATTCAACTGCGCGAGGCTTACGTCCGGGTTGATCAACGCGAAGTGTGGCTGATCAATGCCCACATCAGCATTTACGACCCGGCGGCCAAACAGAACCACGATCCGCTTCGCCCGCGCAAGTTGCTCCTGCATCGTAAAGAGATCGGCAAGCTGATGGAGAAAGTAAAGCTCAAAGGATACACGGTTGTGCCGCTTGATGTGCATCTCTCAAAGGGGCGGGCCAAAGTGACGGTTGCTCTGGCCAAAGGCAAGCGTCAGTACGACAAGCGGCAGACGATTGCCAAACGCGAGAGCGAGCGTGACATGGCGCGTGCGCTTGGACAGAAGGAGCGGTGA
- a CDS encoding ABC transporter permease, with product MTTETVATLSPATPPEPESLGRLILRRFLKHRLAVLAVATLGLMIASVVFAPLSSYSPTEQKPAEYFKPPSAQHWFGTDELGRDIFTRILYGGQISLAVGLLSTLLTFTIGVIVGALAGYYGGWLDNLLMRLTDAFLTFPTIFVLILLGAFLRDQPVPWLKNSVLVVIVIIAALSWMWPARLVRGLFLVLRERDFVAASRALGADDWRLIFFHILPNCIGPILVNATLQMAFAIITESGLSYLGFGVQPPTPTWGNILEAAQKQVFRAPWLAVFPGLMIFITVMSINYIGDGLRDALDPYIIHPK from the coding sequence ATGACGACCGAAACCGTCGCCACTCTATCCCCGGCAACGCCTCCCGAACCTGAAAGCCTTGGCCGCCTCATCCTGCGCCGCTTTCTCAAACACCGCCTCGCCGTTTTAGCCGTCGCCACACTCGGCCTAATGATCGCCAGCGTGGTGTTTGCCCCGCTCAGTTCCTACAGCCCCACCGAACAGAAGCCCGCCGAATACTTCAAGCCGCCCAGCGCCCAGCACTGGTTCGGCACCGACGAGCTGGGGCGCGACATCTTCACCCGCATCCTCTACGGCGGGCAAATCTCGCTCGCCGTTGGCCTGCTCTCCACCCTGCTCACCTTCACCATCGGCGTCATCGTCGGCGCGCTCGCCGGTTACTATGGCGGCTGGCTCGACAACCTCCTCATGCGCCTCACCGACGCCTTCCTCACCTTCCCCACCATCTTCGTCCTCATCCTCCTCGGCGCCTTTCTGCGCGATCAACCAGTCCCCTGGCTCAAGAACAGCGTCCTGGTCGTCATCGTCATCATCGCCGCCCTGTCGTGGATGTGGCCGGCCCGGCTTGTGCGCGGCCTCTTCCTCGTCCTCCGCGAGCGCGACTTTGTCGCCGCCTCGCGCGCTCTCGGCGCCGACGATTGGCGACTCATCTTCTTTCACATCCTCCCCAACTGCATCGGCCCCATCCTCGTCAACGCTACCCTGCAAATGGCCTTCGCCATCATCACCGAGTCCGGCCTGTCGTATCTTGGCTTCGGCGTCCAGCCGCCCACGCCAACCTGGGGTAACATTTTAGAGGCGGCCCAAAAGCAAGTCTTCCGCGCCCCCTGGCTGGCCGTCTTCCCCGGCCTCATGATCTTCATCACCGTCATGTCCATCAACTACATCGGCGACGGCTTGCGCGACGCGCTCGACCCGTACATCATTCATCCAAAATAG
- the ligA gene encoding NAD-dependent DNA ligase LigA, whose amino-acid sequence MAKPTISERAAQLRRELQLHSYHYYVLSAPTISDAEYDRLFRELQQIEADHPELATPDSPTQRVGGAVSEKFPKVAHPAPILSLSNAFNSDDVRAWFERLLKLDERVQGAAFVVEPKIDGLTVVLHYENGLFVKGATRGDGDTGEDITPNLRTIKALPLRVPVEGKARPPKRLVARGEAVIFIQDFEKMNAELAAAGKKTFVNPRNTASGQLRQLDPGLTATRPISLMCYAIVDAEGVKPKTQWEALELLRALGFPVANVAKKFSTLDKAIAYCESWADKRDTLEYEIDGMVIKIDDLQLAADLGVVGKDPRGAVAFKFPAREVTTTLNDIGVNVGRTGVLTPYAILEPVEVGGVTVRQATLHNFDYIAEKDIRLGDRVLLKRAGDVIPYVIGPVVEARKGNEKKYRPPRKCPTCGEPVERAEDEVALYCINASCPDQLIRNLEHFGGRGPMDIDGFGIKIAEQAVAAGLVKDVADVFSLTAEKLLTLEGFAEKKAENILAAIDAARTRPLQRVIAALGIRGVGEVSAGDLAAHFGSLDALQKADAEALEQIEGVGPNTAAAIVDWFSQPNNKRLLEKLKKAKVWPKAEIKKVAAGPFLDKTFVITGTLPTMSREQAKAFIEEHGGKVTDSVSKKTDYLVVGEAAGSKLAKAQSLGIKILDEIGLRALAQSR is encoded by the coding sequence ATGGCTAAACCGACTATTTCCGAGCGCGCCGCCCAACTGCGGCGGGAATTGCAATTGCACAGTTATCATTACTACGTATTGTCTGCGCCCACCATCTCGGACGCTGAATACGACCGCCTCTTCCGGGAATTGCAACAGATCGAAGCTGATCACCCGGAACTGGCGACGCCGGACTCGCCTACGCAACGCGTCGGGGGCGCCGTCTCTGAAAAATTCCCCAAGGTGGCCCACCCGGCCCCCATCCTCAGCCTGAGCAATGCCTTCAACAGCGACGATGTCCGGGCCTGGTTTGAGCGCCTCCTCAAACTGGACGAGCGGGTTCAGGGAGCCGCCTTTGTGGTCGAACCCAAGATTGACGGCCTGACCGTCGTTTTGCATTACGAGAACGGTTTGTTTGTCAAAGGGGCCACCCGCGGCGACGGCGATACCGGCGAAGACATCACGCCTAACTTGCGAACGATCAAAGCACTGCCTCTGCGCGTGCCGGTCGAGGGCAAGGCCAGGCCGCCCAAGCGGCTGGTGGCGCGCGGCGAAGCCGTGATCTTCATCCAGGATTTTGAAAAGATGAATGCCGAACTGGCGGCGGCGGGCAAGAAGACATTCGTCAACCCGCGCAACACAGCCTCCGGCCAACTGCGCCAACTCGATCCGGGCCTGACGGCAACGCGGCCCATTTCGCTGATGTGCTACGCTATTGTGGACGCCGAGGGCGTGAAGCCAAAGACTCAGTGGGAGGCGCTGGAACTGCTCCGGGCGCTGGGCTTCCCGGTTGCGAACGTCGCTAAAAAATTCTCGACGCTCGACAAGGCCATCGCCTACTGCGAGTCCTGGGCCGACAAGCGCGACACGCTTGAATATGAAATTGACGGCATGGTGATCAAGATTGACGACCTGCAATTGGCCGCCGACCTGGGCGTGGTGGGCAAAGACCCGCGCGGGGCAGTTGCCTTCAAGTTCCCGGCCCGCGAGGTGACGACGACCCTCAACGACATTGGCGTGAACGTGGGCCGAACGGGCGTGCTCACGCCTTATGCTATCCTTGAGCCGGTGGAAGTCGGCGGGGTGACGGTGCGGCAGGCCACCCTGCATAACTTCGATTACATCGCCGAGAAAGATATTCGGCTGGGCGACCGCGTTTTGCTCAAACGCGCGGGTGACGTCATTCCCTATGTCATCGGCCCGGTTGTCGAAGCGCGAAAAGGGAACGAGAAAAAATACAGGCCGCCCAGGAAATGCCCGACGTGCGGCGAGCCAGTGGAACGGGCCGAGGACGAAGTAGCCTTGTACTGCATCAACGCTTCCTGTCCCGATCAACTGATTCGCAACCTTGAGCATTTTGGCGGGCGCGGCCCGATGGACATCGACGGTTTTGGTATTAAGATCGCCGAGCAGGCTGTGGCCGCCGGACTGGTGAAAGATGTGGCCGATGTCTTTTCGCTGACCGCCGAGAAGTTGCTGACGCTCGAGGGCTTTGCCGAGAAGAAAGCCGAGAACATTCTGGCGGCAATTGACGCCGCCCGAACCCGGCCCTTGCAACGAGTCATCGCCGCGCTTGGAATTCGGGGCGTGGGCGAAGTGTCGGCGGGCGACCTGGCCGCGCATTTTGGCTCGCTCGACGCTTTGCAGAAAGCCGACGCCGAAGCTCTGGAGCAGATCGAAGGCGTGGGGCCGAACACGGCGGCGGCCATCGTGGACTGGTTCAGCCAGCCCAACAACAAACGCCTGCTGGAAAAATTGAAGAAGGCCAAAGTGTGGCCGAAGGCCGAAATCAAAAAAGTTGCGGCCGGCCCATTCCTTGACAAAACATTTGTCATCACCGGAACCTTGCCTACAATGAGCCGTGAGCAGGCCAAAGCCTTTATCGAAGAACACGGCGGCAAGGTGACCGACAGCGTGAGCAAGAAAACGGATTACCTGGTGGTGGGCGAAGCGGCCGGCAGTAAACTGGCAAAAGCGCAATCGCTCGGCATCAAAATTCTGGACGAGATCGGGTTGAGGGCGCTAGCGCAGAGTCGCTAG
- a CDS encoding amidohydrolase encodes MAQTADLLIANARSFTSDPDHPRADANAVAVKGNRIVFAGSAAEAMGWRGSSTRVVDAEGRTLMPGFIDSHFHFLHGSLRLDGIQLEGAADYETMAQHIQAFVRQHPNRPWLDGYGLRYNLGPGHQPLTRHDLDAIIADRPLVVTAYDFHTAWANTLGLKLAGIFNGGECGPNSEIVLDERGEATGELREGAQGPIHELLPKPDAARKRALLHKGLRQAAELGVTSVHNMNCDWEEAALYAALEDAGELTARVYMPYDIKPHTPFEALAEDAVKFRQAYQSEMVRAGSVKFFMDGVIEAYTGLLVEPYADNPATCGDANFTPEHFTRLAVEADRLGFQIKVHATGDLAVRRVLDGYEAAQRLNGKRDSRHRVEHVELIHPDDIGRFKQLEVIASMQPLHNPLSPQAGDVWPSRVGLRRWGLSFAWQTLREAGALLTFGSDWPVVSQNPMLGVNAAVNRELWQAGLPDQRQTLANTLVAYTRDAAYAEFQEGQKGQLKAGYLADMVLLSEDIFSIPSEQLASVKPVLTVCDGRVVYEA; translated from the coding sequence ATGGCTCAGACTGCTGACCTTCTCATTGCCAACGCTCGATCCTTCACCTCTGATCCCGATCACCCTCGCGCCGACGCGAACGCGGTAGCCGTCAAAGGCAACCGCATCGTCTTCGCCGGTTCAGCCGCCGAGGCGATGGGGTGGCGTGGTTCCAGCACTCGCGTTGTAGATGCTGAGGGCCGGACTCTGATGCCCGGCTTCATTGATTCGCATTTCCACTTCCTTCACGGCTCGCTCAGGCTTGACGGCATCCAGCTTGAAGGAGCCGCCGACTACGAGACGATGGCGCAGCACATCCAGGCCTTCGTCAGGCAACACCCCAACCGTCCCTGGTTGGACGGTTACGGCCTTCGTTACAACTTAGGCCCCGGCCATCAGCCTCTCACTCGCCACGATCTTGACGCCATCATCGCCGACCGGCCTCTCGTCGTCACCGCTTACGACTTTCACACCGCCTGGGCCAACACGCTGGGCCTCAAACTGGCGGGCATTTTCAACGGCGGCGAGTGCGGCCCCAATAGCGAGATCGTGCTTGACGAGCGCGGCGAGGCAACGGGCGAATTGCGTGAGGGTGCGCAAGGCCCCATCCACGAACTGCTTCCCAAACCCGACGCCGCCCGCAAGCGCGCCCTGCTCCACAAAGGCTTGCGGCAGGCCGCCGAACTGGGCGTGACCAGCGTTCACAACATGAACTGCGACTGGGAAGAGGCCGCGCTCTACGCCGCCCTCGAAGACGCGGGTGAGCTTACGGCGCGCGTTTACATGCCCTACGACATCAAGCCGCACACGCCGTTTGAAGCGCTGGCAGAAGACGCCGTTAAGTTCCGTCAGGCATATCAATCGGAAATGGTGCGCGCCGGAAGCGTCAAGTTTTTCATGGATGGCGTGATCGAGGCGTACACCGGCTTACTGGTGGAGCCTTACGCCGACAACCCGGCCACCTGCGGTGACGCCAACTTTACGCCCGAACACTTCACCCGCCTGGCCGTCGAAGCCGACCGGCTCGGCTTTCAGATCAAGGTTCACGCCACAGGCGACCTGGCCGTGCGGCGGGTGCTGGACGGCTACGAGGCGGCTCAACGTCTCAACGGCAAACGCGACAGCCGCCACCGCGTCGAACACGTCGAATTGATTCACCCGGATGATATAGGCCGCTTCAAACAACTCGAGGTGATCGCCTCGATGCAACCTCTGCATAACCCGCTCTCGCCGCAGGCCGGCGACGTGTGGCCGTCGCGGGTTGGGCTACGGCGCTGGGGACTCAGTTTCGCCTGGCAAACTTTGCGCGAGGCCGGCGCTCTGCTCACCTTTGGCAGTGACTGGCCCGTTGTCAGCCAGAACCCGATGCTCGGCGTGAACGCCGCCGTCAACCGCGAACTGTGGCAGGCCGGCCTGCCCGATCAACGCCAGACGCTGGCCAACACCCTCGTCGCTTACACTCGCGACGCCGCCTACGCCGAATTTCAGGAAGGCCAAAAGGGGCAACTGAAGGCCGGTTATCTGGCCGATATGGTGTTGTTGTCCGAAGACATCTTCAGCATTCCTAGCGAACAGTTGGCGAGTGTGAAACCAGTGCTGACGGTGTGTGATGGACGGGTCGTGTACGAAGCGTAA
- a CDS encoding aminotransferase class I/II-fold pyridoxal phosphate-dependent enzyme: protein MDWKATDGLTERVNAWLQRVKDIKEADLYFFNQPVDELNGNARAIVHGREMLMFASYSYLGLLGHPRINEAAKAAIDKYGTGTHGVRMLAGTLSLHEELETTIAGFKHAEAAVTFSSGYVTNLTAVSTLVGRHDTVICDKLNHASIVDGCLLSGAKFVRFKHNDMSDLERVLGRCDSGGVKLVVVDAVFSMDGDIIDLPRLVELCQKYKAWLMVDEAHSVGVLGKTGSGIEEHFGLGDVIDIKMGTLSKTIPSVGGYLAGRKDLIHMFKHASRAFIFSAALPPAQAAAAKAAFEVIADEPERVENLNRNTRHFMSGLKQIGFDTMRTETAIVPVLCGEDERAYQMVQHCQHHDIFVMPVVSPAVPQGLARLRSTVTAGHTSQEIERALDVFEMAGKQIGII, encoded by the coding sequence ATGGACTGGAAGGCAACCGACGGCCTGACCGAACGTGTGAATGCCTGGCTACAACGGGTGAAAGACATCAAAGAGGCTGACTTGTATTTTTTCAATCAGCCGGTTGACGAATTGAACGGCAATGCACGAGCCATCGTGCATGGCCGTGAGATGTTGATGTTTGCTTCGTATAGCTACCTGGGACTGCTGGGACATCCGCGCATCAACGAGGCCGCCAAGGCCGCCATTGACAAGTATGGCACAGGCACGCATGGAGTGCGCATGTTAGCCGGGACGCTCTCGCTCCACGAAGAACTGGAAACGACCATTGCCGGCTTCAAGCACGCCGAGGCGGCTGTCACCTTTTCAAGCGGCTACGTAACCAACCTGACTGCCGTCTCGACGCTGGTGGGGCGGCACGACACGGTGATTTGCGACAAGTTGAACCATGCCAGCATCGTGGACGGCTGTTTGCTGTCGGGCGCAAAGTTCGTCCGCTTCAAGCACAACGACATGAGTGACCTGGAGCGCGTTCTGGGACGGTGCGACTCGGGCGGCGTTAAGCTGGTGGTGGTGGACGCCGTTTTTAGCATGGATGGCGACATCATTGACTTGCCCCGGCTGGTCGAGCTTTGCCAAAAATACAAAGCCTGGTTGATGGTGGACGAAGCGCACTCGGTGGGCGTGCTCGGCAAGACCGGGAGCGGCATCGAGGAGCATTTTGGACTGGGCGATGTCATTGACATCAAAATGGGCACCTTGAGCAAAACCATCCCCAGCGTGGGCGGCTACCTGGCCGGGCGCAAAGACCTCATTCACATGTTCAAGCATGCCTCGCGGGCCTTCATCTTTTCGGCGGCCCTGCCGCCGGCCCAGGCCGCCGCCGCCAAAGCCGCCTTTGAAGTGATCGCCGACGAGCCGGAGCGGGTGGAAAATTTGAACCGCAACACCCGGCACTTCATGAGCGGCCTCAAACAGATCGGCTTCGACACCATGAGAACCGAAACCGCCATCGTGCCTGTCCTGTGCGGCGAAGATGAGCGCGCTTATCAAATGGTTCAACATTGCCAGCATCACGACATTTTTGTTATGCCAGTCGTGTCTCCGGCGGTGCCGCAGGGCCTGGCGCGCCTGCGCTCCACGGTGACGGCGGGCCACACCTCACAAGAGATTGAGCGGGCGCTGGATGTGTTTGAGATGGCGGGCAAGCAGATCGGGATCATTTGA
- a CDS encoding ABC transporter permease gives MLTYATRRLLQAIPILFILSALLFFMVRAAPGGPLAAAQRNPNVTPEQIERLKVKLGLNRPLPVQYIKWLGVIILEGDFGDSIKFRRPVAEMIAERIPNTVLLAGVGFVLTILLAVPVGVLSARKPYSLFDYIVTTITFIGQSIPVFWLGLGLILIFYVALKNPLTGEPFFPLGGMHTPGKEDDWLDLAWHLVLPVVALSFGWVAWYSRFLRSTMLDVLHEDYIRTARAKGLQERFVYYDHALRNAILPLVTMMALDLPTVFAGALFVETIFAWPGMGRLFWDAANGRDYPVLLAVVMIDAVIIVACNLLADLLYGLLDPRVRYE, from the coding sequence ATGCTCACCTACGCCACTCGCCGCCTCCTGCAGGCCATTCCCATCCTGTTCATCCTCAGCGCCCTGCTGTTCTTCATGGTGCGCGCCGCGCCCGGCGGGCCACTGGCCGCCGCCCAGCGTAACCCCAACGTCACCCCCGAGCAGATCGAACGGCTCAAAGTAAAACTCGGCCTCAACCGACCCCTGCCGGTGCAATACATCAAATGGCTGGGGGTGATCATCCTCGAAGGCGACTTTGGCGACTCGATCAAGTTTCGCCGGCCCGTCGCCGAGATGATTGCCGAGCGCATTCCCAACACGGTCTTGCTCGCCGGCGTAGGCTTTGTCCTCACCATTCTCCTCGCCGTCCCCGTCGGTGTGCTTTCTGCTCGCAAGCCTTACTCATTATTCGACTACATCGTCACCACCATCACCTTTATCGGCCAGTCCATTCCGGTCTTCTGGCTCGGCCTCGGCTTGATTCTCATCTTCTACGTTGCCCTCAAAAACCCGCTCACCGGCGAGCCTTTCTTTCCACTGGGCGGTATGCACACGCCCGGCAAAGAAGACGACTGGCTCGACCTGGCCTGGCATCTCGTCCTGCCCGTCGTCGCCCTCTCGTTTGGCTGGGTGGCCTGGTATTCGCGCTTTCTGCGCTCCACCATGCTCGACGTTCTGCACGAAGACTACATCCGCACCGCGCGCGCCAAAGGCCTGCAGGAACGCTTCGTGTATTACGATCATGCGCTTCGCAACGCCATCCTGCCGCTCGTCACCATGATGGCCCTTGATTTGCCCACCGTGTTTGCCGGGGCGCTGTTTGTCGAAACCATCTTTGCCTGGCCGGGCATGGGCCGCCTCTTTTGGGACGCCGCCAATGGCCGCGACTACCCGGTTCTGCTGGCTGTGGTGATGATTGACGCCGTCATCATCGTCGCCTGCAACCTGCTCGCCGACCTGCTCTACGGCCTGCTCGATCCGAGAGTTCGATATGAATAA